In Bos indicus isolate NIAB-ARS_2022 breed Sahiwal x Tharparkar chromosome 2, NIAB-ARS_B.indTharparkar_mat_pri_1.0, whole genome shotgun sequence, a single genomic region encodes these proteins:
- the XIRP2 gene encoding xin actin-binding repeat-containing protein 2 isoform X2: MAKYQAAVSRGDCRSFSANMLEESEMCTVPGGLARVKKQFEKDKIASSSNTFTQYQYQHQNRSEQVSHLEKHTEEINQASKLHQYVQETVIDTPEDEEIPKVSTKFLKEQFEKSVQEKVLYSDKELTPAKQIKMESESEETLKPSSIVGTSSTSYTSTSQRKETSTTRYSDHSATSSTLAQINATPSEKTEEFPPPPPDMLQPPVDVTAFSQSPELPNPPRKPPVPKELYSKQRNLYELNRLYKHIHPELRKNLEKDYISEVSEIVSRQMNAGSSVSADVQQARYVFENTNDSSQKGLNSEREHVEWDEILKGEVQSMRWIFENQPLDSINNGSPDEDNISKGIADQEIIAGGDVKYTTWMFETQPIDTLGDHSSGTEKHAEKIPELARGDVHTARWMFETKPLDSMNKLHQSQEESIATAIKDITGGDVKTVRYMFETQHLDQLGQLHSVDEMHLLQLRSELKEIKGNVKRSIKYFETQPLYVIRDGSGQMLEIKTVHREDVEKGDVRTARWMFETQPLDTINKDITEIKVVRGISMEENVKGGVHRAKWLFETQPLEKIKEETEEVIVEKETVIGTDVSKKCWMFETQPLDTLKEVPDADHLKSEEIIGGDVQTTKQLFETLPIEALKDSPDVGKLQKITASEEEKGDVRHQKWIFETQPLEEIREDKKEYIRTVKLEEVDRGDVRNYTHIFESNNLIKFDASHKIEVEGVTRGAVELNKSLFETTPLYAIQDHLGKYHQVKTVQQEEILRGDVRSCRWLFETRPIDQFDESIHKYQIIRGISAQEIQTGNVKSAKWLFETQPLDSIKHFSNMEEVERKTEQVTDIVKGDVKTCRWLFETQPMESLYEKVSLMTGSKEIHKGDVKACTWLFETQPLDTIKDDSEATVKLQTVKQEEIHGGDVRTTCFLFETENLDSIQGEEGKEIKAIEMDIQAGDVSSMRHKFESQSLDSISSGSEEVLRKIKTLKAEDIQKGNVLNCRWLFENQPIDMIKESQEGDELVKTVTDIQGGNVRKGCFIFETFSLDEIKEESDYISTKKTITEEVIKGDVKSYRMLFETQPLYAIQDREGFYHEVTTVKKEEVIHGDVRGTRWLFETKPLDSINESETVYVIKSVTQEDIQKGDVSSVRYRFETQPLDQIAKESRDIVPTVDCIQGGDVRKSKQFFESENLDKNTYVRTVSVNEIQKGNVKTSTWLFETHTLDELRGEGSEYENIKTVTQEDMQKGDVKQAVWLFENQTLDSIKEADESITKITKEEIPPADVKTTTWLFETTPLHRFTENRVEKVEIIGKSIKETLGELYSQKVIEAPGIIIEADEVGDVRMAKYKLMNQASPEIQKEEIIKVDLRNIMVNLLSKRDCKKREILVSEEEKGNVNLTKTQLLNRSTEFHAEKEEIVSGDVQQAIKNLFSEERSVKKGILIQEDERGDINMTIYCLLHENAGDTIKREEIVGGDVKRTIHNLLSSISNNKISERAKIDASERGNVQFFTTCIETGALDYLRQLQTGSNEILTGRKQEKEEEIIGGDVEGTKLLLKKRQSQVERTVNETDIIPGDVHNTVKVFLTEPQNTSCKLPKEEIIKGDVKSTLNSLSQAVSQKTVAKTEEIIKGDMLTTLKSLKESSQKWKDSKQPDVVPGDIEKAIECLEKTARTRTEILKKELILDDLEASLRNLKETQTAFKEVNKSAVKDEVQTVMAGSKEEQKTGTHQVAVQRDKKSILQPRPGPFEPAARWQEGADILNQTINKSCHGDLMKERTEVNLPKAPKGPVKIVIDREQNNDALEKNLRKLSNSHQVGIWTDNMTEQHLRDEHVSGQLTSTLSVREHRKTKEAETEREQKKEAVFLQSIDKTIGKQQTETGQLRNDYQKIEAFPVKSPKNTKNTKTSTDTQSSRPGLTQGPVNRMVGETREVSEDFQKQTLLKQEKQYSNKDIMKKNVTLQPGWQTLPVNQDMSNVTEVKVSQKSHNQLKAIDKKQTDIHLKSQDFLMKTNTSKDLKMAMEMSFNPIKFNPENNAKENEFPLPPPSPPPPLPSNASSEIEFPLPPPPPLMMLPEKNVFPPSLSTEKIQAEFENFPGLPLPPPPEDEKFERECLSTFPPPPPPPPAPALKPAHLLSSSVQEKHNGTFIQYSQEEASSSQAKITTGKSGGRLPPPTLPKPKFPKQIEDIKNHSSPKVDLENSLPDTECKMTPSKDQKRVITATSSEHIETMQNVSSKSLDKRKQLSMDSTRSFSQAVPESSPPKKKPIAPLIKSHSFPAGSGQQSPKPYMRKFKTPLMIAEEKYRQQREELEKQRQGSSGYNIVRTESQNQNISELKKEVLLQKTKEEVPLTGMDSEVTAAQTNPVSQSLSQDLRVCTDNQLSTTPSVTFSAKRLQHVPATLEGKDTMKKEVLQSSKGMIQSKSACEIKQSQQEYRTQQTQQKHLEQLHLPKSQPVSPSFKVKTMKVPILGHKLDETNHSYESHKKQSEVDIQTITKQQYQETGRTEARTEGSSYKHSVTEKHYQLPAKEKRATIQLPTETTGKSHESKLKIVHEKQREFRESESGKFLGSEETIQGPPMIGPKKESLIAETKQEHLNISAQKVVEQKVTEAHLDSQTQNFQQTHTQSFESQVEHKKLPQPNNNLQEEKYLGVKGIQQKQVFSNTKESKQEITQNKSLFSSAKESQQDDGKCAVNVLEFLRKREELQQILSRVKEFEAEPDKNGLKTFQMLLKIIPVWLLSEEKREYGVRIAMENNIEKIKEEITHIKTQAEDMLVSCENTIQTAMISSKAGKQRNKATSLNETLSKVSNANVSYNKNTQQKENTIVEKAEHHQVATHQETTAHHQVKTHQEIKLDDAKVPPPSLKTRPSSPTFITIESTARRTQTSPKDELSQSPKKDSFAELSPRPSQPTRILKANTSPSPPKSRSEQLVKLKDTTAKLSRGIIPCSSITPVPIVEKRSEIITSPATLRRQIKIEARGRDSPPTITIPITVNHADSGSFKESMEAQEEVRKVENRSTYVHKDGVNSATDIVPDTESFDAVEIIRKVEGPRLSEHAQRYEAANRTVEMAENFMSDHEHEINRWFRGFEDGLSFDTQSNRRAYINGEANRNIKQESRSFKEEFGLTSSESTSFTGFSHSRPRELQEMMPVKLPSIRSETRSLSEHFSGVDAFESQVVGSKTTVSSSHGSEAGRSRFDFKHAPPTYEDVIAGHILDVSDSPKELRRNFQQTWQESERVIKNLGYATSDASATEMETTFQEESAFIRETATPRQGNMHTLSKDGLSNGVPSSRQAEFS; encoded by the exons TCATAGATACACCTGAAGATGAAGAGATTCCAAAGGTTTCGactaagtttttaaaagaacaatttgAAAAGTCTGTCCAGGAAAAGGTCCTTTATTCTGACAAAGAATTGACCCCAGCCAAGCAGATTAAG ATGGAAAGTGAATCTGAAGAGACTTTAAAGCCATCATCAATTGTGGGTACCTCTTCTACTTCTTACACTTCAACCAGCCAGAGGAAGGAAACATCAACCACCAGATACAGTGACCACAGTGCCACTTCCTCAACGCTGGCACAAATTAATGCCACTCCTTCGGAAAAGACAGAAGAATTTCCTCCTCCCCCGCCCGACATGCTTCAACCTCCAGTAGATGTGACAGCATTTTCCCAGTCCCCTGAACTCCCCAACCCTCCTAGAAAACCACCAGTCCCCAAAGAATTATACTCCAAACAAAGAAATTTGTATGAATTAAACCGTTTATATAAACACATCCATCCCGAGTTAAGGAAAAACTTAGAAAAAGATTATATCAGTGAGGTTTCTGAGATTGTTTCTCGCCAAATGAATGCAGGGAGCTCAGTTTCAGCAGATGTGCAACAAGCCCGGTATGTTTTTGAAAATACGAATGACAGTTCTCAAAAAGGTCTGAACTCGGAAAGAGAACACGTGGAGTGGGATGAAATTCTGAAGGGGGAGGTGCAGTCCATGAGATGGATCTTCGAGAATCAGCCATTAGATTCCATCAACAATGGCTCTCCAGATGAAGACAACATCTCCAAGGGCATTGCTGATCAAGAAATCATTGCTGGTGGTGATGTGAAATATACCACATGGATGTTTGAAACCCAACCCATCGATACTCTGGGGGATCATTCTTCTGGCACTGAGAAACATGCTGAGAAAATTCCTGAGCTAGCCAGAGGAGATGTCCACACAGCCCGGTGGATGTTTGAAACAAAGCCATTAGACTCGATGAATAAATTGCATCAAAGCCAAGAAGAATCAATAGCAACTGCCATAAAGGACATAACTGGGGGGGATGTCAAGACTGTGAGATACATGTTTGAAACTCAACATCTGGATCAACTTGGACAACTTCACTCAGTAGATGAGATGCACCTACTGCAACTCAGATCTGAGCTCAAAGAAATTAAGGGGAATGTTAAgagaagtataaaatattttgaaacgcAACCATTATATGTTATTAGAGATGGCTCAGGTCAAATGCTAGAAATTAAAACTGTTCACAGAGAAGATGTTGAAAAGGGGGATGTGAGAACAGCACGTTGGATGTTTGAAACACAGCCCCTAGACACAATTAACAAAGATATAACAGAAATTAAAGTCGTCAGAGGAATATCCATGGAAGAAAATGTCAAAGGTGGGGTGCATAGGGCCAAGTGGTTGTTTGAAACTCAACCTTTGGAGAAAATcaaagaagagacagaagaggTCATCGTTGAAAAGGAAACAGTAATAGGTACAGATGTCTCTAAAAAGTGTTGGATGTTTGAAACACAGCCATTAGATACTCTGAAAGAAGTTCCTGATGCAGACCATCTAAAGTCTGAAGAGATAATAGGGGGCGATGTACAAACTACTAAGCAACTATTTGAAACACTTCCAATAGAGGCTTTAAAAGATAGCCCTGATGTAggaaaacttcaaaaaattaCTGCTTCTGAAGAAGAAAAGGGGGATGTCAGGCACCAAAAATGGATTTTCGAAACCCAACCTCTGGAAGAGATTAGAGAAGATAAAAAAGAGTACATACGGACAGTGAAACTTGAAGAAGTTGACAGAGGAGATGTAAGGAATTATACACATATCTTTGAATCAAACAACTTGATTAAATTTGATGCATCACATAAAATAGAGGTGGAAGGAGTCACAAGAGGTGCTGTAGAGTTAAATAAATCACTCTTTGAAACAACACCATTATATGCCATTCAAGATCACCTTGGAAAATACCATCAAGTAAAGACAGTCCAGCAAGAAGAAATCCTAAGAGGTGATGTAAGAAGCTGTAGGTGGCTTTTTGAAACAAGGCCCATTGATCAGTTTGATGAAAGCATTCATAAATATCAGATAATTAGAGGAATATCTGCTCAAGAAATACAGACTGGGAATGTAAAATCTGCTAAGTGGCTATTTGAAACCCAACCACTTGattctattaaacattttagCAATATGGAAGAAGTAGAAAGGAAAACTGAACAAGTCACTGATATTGTTAAAGGGGATGTCAAAACCTGTAGATGGCTTTTTGAAACCCAGCCAATGGAATCTCTTTATGAAAAAGTTTCACTAATGACTGGCAGTAAAGAAATTCATAAGGGAGATGTCAAAGCCTGTACCTGGCTCTTTGAAACTCAGCCACTTGATACCATAAAAGATGACTCTGAAGCAACAGTCAAATTGCAAACTGTGAAACAAGAGGAAATCCATGGTGGGGATGTTCGTACAACATGTTTCCTTTTTGAGACAGAAAATTTGGACAGCATacaaggagaagaaggaaaggagatcAAAGCCATAGAAATGGATATCCAAGCTGGGGATGTCTCCAGCATGCGGCATAAATTTGAAAGTCAGTCCTTAGATTCTATAAGTTCCGGTTCAGAGGAGGTTTTGAGAAAGATCAAAACCCTAAAGGCTGAAGATATTCAGAAAGGCAATGTTTTAAATTGTAGGTGGCTCTTTGAAAACCAACCAATTGATATGATAAAAGAAAGTCAAGAAGGTGATGAATTAGTTAAGACAGTGACAGACATACAAGGTGGAAATGTAAGAAAGGGGTGCTTTATTTTTGAGACTTTTTCTTTAGATGAGATTAAAGAAGAATCGGACTATATTAGCACCAAGAAAACAATTACTGAAGAAGTAATAAAGGGCGACGTAAAAAGCTATAGAATGCTCTTTGAAACCCAGCCACTCTATGCAATTCAAGATCGAGAAGGGTTTTATCATGAAGTGACTACAGTTAAAAAGGAAGAGGTAATTCACGGTGATGTACGAGGGACAAGGTGGCTTTTTGAAACAAAACCATTAGACTCAATTAATGAATCTGAGACTGTGTATGTGATTAAATCTGTCACACAAGAAGACATTCAGAAGGGGGATGTTAGTTCTGTTAGATACAGATTTGAAACCCAGCCACTGGATCAGATTGCAAAGGAATCACGTGATATTGTGCCCACTGTGGACTGTATTCAAGGTGGGGATGTAAGGAAAAGTAAACAATTCTTTGAGTCTGAAAATTTGGATAAGAATACTTATGTAAGAACAGTAAGTGTCAATGAAATACAGAAGGGCAATGTTAAAACATCCACCTGGCTGTTTGAGACCCATACTCTAGATGAACTGAGAGGAGAAGGGTCAGAATATGAAAATATCAAAACAGTCACCCAGGAAGATATGCAGAAAGGTGATGTGAAGCAGGCAGTATGGCTCTTTGAAAATCAAACTTTGGATTCTATTAAGGAAGCAGATGAAAGCATCACAAAAATCACCAAGGAAGAAATCCCTCCTGCTGATGTCAAGACAACTACATGGCTCTTTGAAACCACACCCCTTCACAGATTTACTGAAAATAGGGTAGAAAAGGTGGAAATTATTGGCAAGAGCATTAAAGAAACCTTAGGAGAACTGTACTCTCAAAAAGTTATCGAGGCTCCTGGAATCATCATTGAAGCTGATGAGGTTGGGGATGTTCGAATGGCAAAATACAAGCTAATGAATCAAGCATCACCTGAGatacagaaagaagaaattatcaAGGTTGACCTCAGAAATATAATGGTGAACCTTCTTTCCAAAAGAGACTGTAAGAAAAGAGAGATTTTGGTCAgtgaagaagagaagggaaatgtTAATCTGACCAAAACTCAGTTATTAAACAGATCAACAGAATTTCAtgctgaaaaagaagagatagtGAGTGGTGATGTCCAACAAGCAATAAAAAACCTGTTCTCTGAGGAAAGATCTGTAAAGAAAGGTATTTTGATTCAGGAAGATGAAAGAGGCGATATTAACATGACTATCTATTGTCTTCTTCATGAAAATGCTGGTGATACAATTAAGCGTGAAGAAATAGTAGGGGGTGATGTAAAACGTACGATTCATAATTTGCTATCTTCCATATCAaacaataaaatatctgaaagggCTAAAATTGATGCCTCTGAGAGAGGAAATGTTCAGTTTTTTACAACATGCATAGAAACTGGAGCTTTGGATTATCTCAGACAACTCCAGACAGGCTCAAATGAAATACTAACAGgtaggaaacaagaaaaagaggaagaaatcattGGTGGTGATGTAGAAGGCACAAAACTGTTATTAAAGAAAAGGCAATCTCAGGTTGAACGTACTGTTAATGAAACTGACATCATCCCAGGAGATGTGCATAATACAGTTAAGGTTTTTCTGACAGAGCCTCAGAATACATCTTGTAAGTTACCCAAAGAAGAAATTATTAAAGGTGATGTGAAGTCAACCCTAAACTCCCTCAGCCAGGCCGTAAGTCAGAAAACAGTGgctaaaacagaagaaattataAAAGGTGACATGCTGACCACCCTCAAGTCACTTAAGGAATCAAGTCAAAAATGGAAAGATTCTAAACAGCCTGATGTCGTCCCTGGGGATATTGAGAAAGCTATTGAATGCCTTGAAAAGACTGCACGTACGAGGACGGAAATACTGAAAAAGGAGCTTATCCTAGATGACCTCGAGGCATCATTAAGGAAtctaaaagaaacacaaacagcTTTCAAAGAGGTAAATAAAAGTGCAGTGAAAGATGAAGTGCAGACTGTGATGGCAGGATCCAAAGAAGAGCAGAAAACAGGGACTCATCAGGTGGCTGTCCAGAGGGACAAAAAAAGCATTCTGCAGCCAAGACCAGGACCCTTTGAGCCAGCAGCCAGGTGGCAGGAGGGAGCAGACATTCTCAATCAAACTATAAACAAATCTTGTCATGGAgatttaatgaaagaaagaactgaGGTTAATCTTCCAAAAGCCCCCAAAGGCCCTGTAAAGATTGTCATAGATCGTGAACAAAACAATGATGCTCTTGAGAAAAACCTTAGAAAACTATCTAATTCACACCAAGTGGGTATCTGGACTGATAACATGACAGAGCAACATCTTAGGGATGAACATGTAAGCGGACAGTTGACTTCAACCCTGTCAGTTAGGGAACATCGAAAAACcaaggaagcagagacagagagagaacagaagaAGGAGGCTGTGTTTTTGCAATCTATTGACAAAACAATTGGAAAGCAACAGACTGAAACTGGCCAACTGAGGAATGACTACCAGAAGATTGAGGCTTTCCCTGTCAAGAGTCCTAAAAATACCAAAAACACTAAAACATCAACAGATACACAAAGCTCTAGGCCTGGTTTAACCCAGGGTCCAGTCAACAGGATGGTTGGAGAAACACGTGAGGTTTCAGAGGACTTTCAGAAGCAGACTCTGTTAAAACAAGAAAAGCAATATTCTAATAaagatataatgaaaaagaatgtgaccCTTCAACCAGGGTGGCAGACTTTGCCTGTGAATCAAGACATGTCAAATGTAACAGAAGTGAAAGTCTCCCAAAAAAGCCACAATCAACTTAAGGCAATTGACAAAAAGCAGACTGATATTCATCTGAAGAGCCAGGACTTTCTAATGAAGACAAATACCTCCAAAGACTTAAAAATGGCAATGGAAATGTCCTTTAATCCAATCAAATTTAACCCTGAAAATAATGCAAAGGAAAATGAGTTCCCTCTTCCACCTccatctccacctcctcctctaCCTTCCAATGCATCATCTGAAATtgaatttcctcttcctcctccacctcctttaATGATGTTGcctgaaaaaaatgtgtttcctcCATCACTGTCCACTGAGAAGATACAGGCtgaatttgaaaattttccaGGCCTCCCTCTTCCTCCACCACCAGAAGATGAGAAATTTGAAAGAGAATGTCTATCCACGTTtccaccaccgccccctcctcctccagctccagctctAAAACCAGCACAtctcctttcctcttctgttCAAGAAAAGCATAATGGAACATTCATACAATACTCCCAAGAAGAAGCCTCAAGCTCTCAGGCTAAAATCACAACAGGAAAATCTGGAGGGCGTTTGCCACCTCCCACACTCCCCAAACCCAAGTTTCCCAAGCAGATAGAAGATATAAAGAATCATAGTTCCCCAAAAGTTGATTTGGAAAATTCTCTGCCAGATACAGAATGTAAAATGACTCCCTCAAAGGATCAGAAAAGAGTAATAACGGCAACTAGCAGTGAACACATAGAGACAATGCAGAATGTATCTAGCAAAAGTCTTGATAAAAGAAAACAACTATCTATGGACTCTACAAGGTCTTTCTCACAGGCAGTTCCAGAAAGTTCACCACCCAAGAAAAAACCTATAGCACCTCTCATAAAATCTCATTCATTTCCAGCAGGTTCAGGGCAGCAAAGTCCAAAACCTTAtatgagaaaatttaaaacaccTTTAATGATTGCTGAAGAAAAATACAGACAACAAAGAGAAGAgcttgaaaaacagagacagggGAGTTCGGGCTACAACATAGTTAGAACAGAGAGCCAAAATCAAAACATATCAGAGTTGAAAAAGGAAGTGCTGTTacaaaaaacaaaggaggagGTCCCCCTAACTGGAATGGATTCAGAGGTGACTGCAGCCCAAACCAACCCAGTCTCTCAAAGTCTTTCTCAAGATCTAAGGGTCTGTACTGATAACCAGCTTTCCACAACACCGTCAGTGACATTCTCTGCCAAGAGGCTCCAACATGTTCCAGCAACCTTGGAAGGCAAAGATACGATGAAAAAGGAAGTTTTGCAGAGCTCAAAGGGTATGATCCAATCTAAATCAGCTTGTGAAATTAAACAGAGTCAGCAAGAATATAGGACCCAGCAAACACAACAGAAGCATCTGGAGCAGTTGCACTTGCCCAAAAGCCAGCCAGTTTCCCCCAGTTTCAAAGTTAAAACCATGAAGGTTCCAATTCTAGGTCATAAGTTAGATGAAACAAACCACAGCTATGAAAGTCATAAAAAGCAATCTGAAGTTGATATTCAAACCATTACCAAACAACAGTACCAGGAAACCGGGAGAACAGAAGCAAGGACTGAAGGTAGTAGCTATAAGCactcagtgactgaaaaacatTATCAATTACCTgcgaaggagaagagagcaacaaTACAATTGCCTACAGAAACCACAGGGAAAAGCCATGAAAGTAAGCTCAAAATAGTTCATGAGAAGCAAAGAGAATTTAGAGAATCTGAGAGTGGGAAATTtctaggaagtgaagaaacaatTCAGGGACCACCAATGATTGGTCCAAAGAAAGAAAGTCTAATAGctgaaacaaaacaagaacacTTGAATATATCAGCTCAGAAGGTAGTCGAACAAAAGGTTACTGAGGCACATCTTGATTCTCAGACTCAGAATTTTCAGCAAACACATACACAGTCTTTTGAAAGTCAAGTTGAACATAAAAAATTGCCCCAGCCAAATAATAATCttcaggaagaaaaatatcttGGCGTCAAGGGCATACAACAGAAACAAGTCTTTTCTAATACTAAAGAGTCAAAGCAAGAGATTACACAGAACAAATCTTTATTCTCTTCTGCGAAAGAATCCCAGCAGGATGATGGAAAATGTGCTGTAAATGTATTGGAATTCTTGAGAAAACGTGAAGAACTACAACAGATTCTGTCTAGGGTAAAAGAGTTTGAAGCAGAGCCAGATAAAAATGGCCTTAAGACATTTCAGATGCTGTTAAAAATTATTCCAGTATGGCTATTaagtgaagaaaaaagagaatatggAGTTCGCATTGCTATGGAGAATAACAtagaaaaaatcaaagaagaaataacacaCATTAAGACTCAGGCAGAGGATATGCTTGTGTCCTGTGAAAATACAATTCAAACGGCCATGATATCGTCTAAAGCgggaaagcagagaaataaagCTACCAGTCTTAATGAAACATTATCTAAAGTGTCTAATGCTAATGTCAGTTATAATAAAAATACCcagcagaaagaaaatacaattgtGGAAAAAGCAGAGCACCACCAAGTAGCAACTCATCAAGAAACTACTGCTCATCATCAAGTGAAAACCCATCAGGAAATTAAACTAGATGATGCCAAGGTTCCTCCTCCATCTTTAAAAACACGCCCATCGTCACCAACTTTCATAACGATCGAGTCTACCGCCCGGCGAACACAAACCTCTCCCAAGGATGAGCTTTCCCAGTCCCCTAAAAAGGACAGTTTTGCTGAACTATCACCAAGGCCGTCACAACCAACTAGAATCCTCAAAGCAAATACCTCCCCTTCGCCACCCAAGAGTCGTTCTGAACAACTTGTGAAACTCAAAGACACCACTGCGAAGTTATCCAGAGGGATCATCCCATGTTCATCAATAACCCCGGTTCCCATTGTGGAGAAGAGGTCTGAGATCATCACATCTCCTGCAACACTTCGCCGTCAAATTAAGATAGAGGCTCGTGGTAGGGACTCTCCACCTACAATCACAATACCTATAACTGTAAATCATGCTGACAGTGGTTCTTTCAAAGAATCCATGGAAGCTCAGGAGGAAGTAAGGAAAGTAGAGAATAGGTCGACTTACGTTCACAAAGATGGAGTAAATTCTGCTACAGACATAGTGCCAGATACTGAGAGTTTTGACGCAGTGGAAATCATCCGCAAAGTCGAAGGACCTCGCCTGTCAGAGCACGCGCAGAGATACGAAGCAGCCAACAGGACTGTTGAAATGGCTGAAAATTTCATGAGTGACCATGAACATGAAATAAACAGGTGGTTCAGGGGATTTGAGGATGGCCTAAGTTTTGACACACAGTCAAATAGAAGAGCTTATATAAATGGAGAAGCAAATCGTAATATAAAGCAAGAAAGCCGTTCATTTAAGGAGGAATTTGGATTAACATCTTCAGAAAGCACTAGCTTTACGGGTTTTTCTCACAGTCGTCCTAGAGAGCTACAAGAAATGATGCCCGTTAAGCTGCCCAGCATACGCTCTGAAACAAGGTCTCTCAGTGAACATTTCTCAGGTGTGGATGCATTTGAGAGTCAGGTTGTTGGGTCGAAGACGACAGTCTCTTCGTCACATGGCTCAGAAGCTGGCAGATCTCGCTTTGACTTCAAGCACGCCCCACCCACCTATGAGGATGTCATCGCCGGCCACATTTTAGATGTTTCTGATTCACCTAAAGAACTCAGGAGGAATTTTCAACAGACTTggcaggagagtgaaagagttatTAAAAACTTGGGATATGCAACCTCAGATGCTTCTGCAACTGAGATGGAAACCACCTTCCAAGAGGAATCTGCATTTATACGTG